Sequence from the Clupea harengus chromosome 20, Ch_v2.0.2, whole genome shotgun sequence genome:
GTTAGCTATTCAACTGGTTTATGCAGGCAAGCCTAATCAAGTGTGGCCTCTACTCAAAACTACGCAACACAGTTATTCACATGTCCTCTGATTTTGTTGTCATAAAGGAAACGTATATGTTACAAGCTAAGCGAGGATTGCTAGCCGTATATGCTAGCCAGTGTTTACTAATCAAGTCCAGGGCAGGGCAGGCCAACCCAAAATCATCGACCTCGATTTTTTGTTACTCACCCGCATTCGTACTTCATAAGTGGTGAAGCGGTTCCGGCCTACTCCAACAGTCTGCGGGTCATAAACATCAATTTCGAGGAAGTTGCTAGGGGGTCCATATGCGTCGGTAAGATCTTGAGGTTTGCTATTTAAACGGCGCGTGTCAGCAACAGTGGGTTCAGACATTTTCGAAATGCCTAAGATCCACAGGAGCAGGCAAAAAGATATGCTCTGAAATTCCCCCCTGCGTCCAATGGAACTCGAGCTACAGCGCCccctgacagagacagagagatttttGAACCAGTTGCTTTCCTAATCCTCAAAGTTCCTGTTGCTCAATATGCTGTTTTTTAACTAAGAAATAAGTGAAATGACACGAAAGACTAAAGATAGTACTCCTAACAGTAAACTTTACGTGACACCAGGCAATTTTTTAAGGACAGGCCCATTTACATCGTACCATTACACCATAAATAATGTGTCTACATACAAGCATGAACGACATTTTACATTAGGCATAACCTTGATAAAACTCAAGAACTGCCTTTTGCAGAGATGGGATCGCACTTAAGTcgcacacacagtgactgagCAAACGCCGTAATTCACTCAAATTGCTTATAGTTTATGCCTCAGAAGTAAATGATTCCCATAATGAATATGTCAGTGCCACCAAAATGCAAGTCCTTTGGCATGTTTTGTAACCACGACAGACTAAATACATGTAACTTTTTTCCACTCCGGCTTGGTGGCCTATGAGGTTTTACACTCATGGTTTCCCTTTCAACAAATTGTATCAATCTTCATCAATCTAGATAATTAGTTTAacccatttgcatgtcatgacttacacaaTGAATAGATGGGAGGTAAGACAACCAGCAGACAATTGTGCATAGCCTCTTGCATGAATGTGCAAAAGCATCtccaaaatgttcaaaagaatgagTGATGGCTATTATGATGTGCACACGTGATTAcatgatgtggaggttgaacaCTTTTGAGAAATTGTATTCTTATCTGGGGCAACCGAAGCGACTGAGAAAAACCACATATCTCAACACTTGGTCAATATTGTATCTGTGTTCTTGTtacatgacaaaatacagttATTAACTATAAAAGAAAGCTCTCATTGTGGATTTGTTTTCATATTGCGTCGCAATGGCCTGTTTAAATATATACCAAACAACTAATCAATGCTGATATTGTATGCTAATAGATACATGAATGATGATAATACAGTACATGCTTTTAATTCCTTAGATAAAGCTATGCAGTGTTCTCTAAGCAGACTGTATGTCATGCGGCAGATGATAGAATGCTCTTTACAACCACGAGACTTGAGATTTGACTTGGACTTGAGCTCaaagacttgagacttgacttggACTTGAGCCTTGAGCTCAATGATTTGATACTTGACTTGGACTTGAGCTCAAAGACTTGAGACTTAAATTGGACTTGAGCTCAATGACTTGAGACTTAAATTGGACTTGCAAAAAAAGACTTCTCTGAGCATCTCTGGTCTTTGGCATAGAATGTTAGATATTTACTGGCTACAATATTTATTAATCTGCCTGTTGGTAGCATTTCATATTcttttttgatgtttttttgaaAATGCACATAAAAATGAGGTATATCACAAAGGTGTATGTACAATTGTATCTTGAATGAGTTCCTTGAAGGCTCAGCATGACTTGTGGTGACACAAAGTCCACAAAGCTGTTTTCTTCAGTGCCTGCTCAGACAGGAATAAATCAGTTCTTAACCGTTCATCATCAGCTCCCAACTGTGACAGCAGTCTTCTACTCTTCCAGAGTTGTTGTAAATTGGCCTCTGCAGATACATGTGGAACGGAAATATGCACTCAAAAAACAATATGGTGACATATACGTCACATTTGAGGAAGTGAAGAAATAAGGTAGAAAATTATGAAATAGCCCAGAGTTTTTAGAAATTGTAATTGTATTGACAAGGAGGAAAAAGTTTTGGGAGATGGAAAATATTTgtgaaaaataacacaaaagtaCTGCAAAAGTACACAAAGTATTGCACAAAATCACGTGCCCTTCTCAAAGCTCCATGGGTGAACAAAGGGGTTTGAAAAAAATATACCGCATACTTTCATAAAACATGGTTGGaaatactgaaacacacaaacactctttgcGTCCCTCACAGAAGTTTTGCAATCTCTTGCAATACATTTGCGCTCTCTTGCAATGATGAATGTATGTACGGACAGAAACACAACGATGCAGACTTCCATTTTCAGTTCAGCAGTTCAGCACAGAGATAGAATGATGCTACGGTTGGAAGaagtgacagtgtgtgcatggtggCTGCTCTTTGGGCCAGAGCCAGCCCGTGAGGAGCATATTGCCATTGTACTGCAATGCTTCTACTCCAGTGCTAGCACACTGAGAGAAGGGCTGACAGCAGAGAAAACTGGATGCTGTCTCTGCACCTGGAGAtgcacactaaacacaacagaAGAGCTTAGAACAGCACCAAGGGCTGAATCAAAGGTGGAAGATAATAGGTTGGATCACCAGCCTCAGAACCAGTACCTATCCTCCCTCTGATTAGGGTCTGATTCAAACAATGGATGTAAATTGTCAATCGTCACTTGAGACTCGCATATAATTGAAACGCGGGGCTAAGGATGGAACTGTTCTAAGCATCATACTTTAATTTGTATGAACTTGTATGAACACATTCTTAAAATAGGGAAAATACAGACATTATTCATTTTAGAACTACGCATATCAAAAGCCTGCGCGCGCACCGACATGTTACCCCGAGGACGACAAAGTGTGTTGACGAAGTTGTTATCGTCCTAGTTAAAAACTGAGACTCtctacctgaaaaaaaaaaaaaaacagctttatcAGCTGCATAAATAGGTTCTTGTGTAGACTAATTGCGCAATTGTGATGAAACGAAACAACCCCTCTGTCTCGCTGTGGAATGAGGATTGCATCATGCGATGTGTCCTCCACCTCCCACCCTCCAACAAATTCTTGAAGTTGAGCCGTGAGAGTTAGGAGTATGGGAAGTGTAGTTTTTATACAGAAACTGTCGACAACTACCACTACATGCTGTCAAataattaaaggtaaatgtcATGACTGTGTCAATACGGAAAATTACTTTCCCCGGGACCCAGATTCCTTTCATTGTTAGCCTACATAAGCAATTGCATTTGTGTGCAGGCTATAACTGGTAAGAGGAATGGCCCAGCTCCTTGAAAAGGCAAGCATTATAGCCCAATTTAAAACCCAAGATGCATCATGTATCCACTGTTTGTGCATTCTATGTCATAAAACAGCTTTTCTGCATTGATGTTTTCGACAATGGTCTAAAGGTTAATATTATTGAGAGGTAGGTCTAGTCTAATGTGGCCTACAAATCCTGAGGTATTACCTTCATTAAGGATCAACTATAGGACTAGGAAGAAAAACTATGAAGGAGAATTATGAATAGTCTGATTACTTCTTGGAATACACTCCATTTATAGGCTGAACCACTTCTCAGAATTCTCAACGTCTAAGTTCACTAACTAACCTGCAAACCCTATCGAGGTTAATTAAAGAATAAGCCTTTGTCTTGTGATGACGGGACAGCTTAAGCCAGGGCCTGAAAGTATAGCTTTAGAAACGTTACATAACCGGTAGCTCTCCTGTTTTGACTTTGCCTCCGTTTTATTTACTCTCGTAATGGAAGTTATCACATGACTGACTGCATTTCCCAGCAATCCTTCGTGCGCAAACGCAGTGAGCGTTGTCTGGCAGTGGTAAACAGACGTCAGAAGGGAGTCTTCGCCTCgagtcaaaacaaaacattacgAAAATGATCAACGATGAATGACTCTTTGACCAACCGCGATATCAAGAAATTGAACGGGAATTGCGATTAAGAAGATTGGGAATTCAAGTTATGAGCCACGTTTGCTTTTCCGATTGTTTCGAGACGGATTTTAACTCATAAATAACAGGAGTTAGCCAGCTAAGTGGCTATCCAACTATTCCAATGTTGTATCTAGCTTGTTAGCACACATTTCAAGTTTGGACTGACCGGACGGGGAGTTTGAGAGAAGTCATCTGAAGAAGGAATATGCACATTCATTCTGAAACAGCTCTCAACGAATTGTCTTAAAAATACAAGGACTTGTTCATCCCACAACTGTTCCACTGGTTTATGCCCGCGCGAGCATCGTGTGCTGCTGCGTCTcgagaaacatggcagatggtGACGCGCCTGGCCACAACGTGGAGGAGCGTGCAGACTTGAACCATAATACggatctgttttctttttgttagtTCTCAAATACCTAAAAAGACAAGTATGACCAGTGTGACCAGCAAGAATTTGACTCCATTCTTTAATTCTTGACGGACATTACGGCATCATCAAATTAAACGGTACAGATTAAGGTAGTACTGGTAGTCTGATCAATTAGGTCACATTCACTAGTTTCGCTTAAATTAAATATCTTGGCTTTTTTATGTCTATACTTGAAAGTTTTAACTTGATATCACGTCGTAGTTGGCTAcgggtttttttttaaaaggaggAATTTAGTTCGGGAACGCTAACTTTTCAGTTAAATTAATGTATTGACAAGCAGCCTTGATTAGTACTTGTGAGATCAATATCTGTTTTTATTAATAGCCTAAAGCGTGTAACATATTCAGACTGTCAGCAAAAATTGAAAGTTTGAATGCTTTAGAATTAGCATCTGGGCAATTTGGCATTTGGCAAGAGGAGGTTTTGTACGGGTGGGGAAGCACGTTAGAACGTTGTTTACAAGTGTTGGTGGGGGCCCATAAATCAGGTAGCTCTTTTGTAATACTGACCTAGGCTACTATGGTTATCCGATAGTGTAGACTGTCTTGAGTGTCTTTTCATATTCGGTCGGTgttgaaatgtttatttttttatcttttattataAATCAGAATTTAGTAGCGTTCATATAACAGCTTGAAATTAATATAATTGGTCTCTGAGTGAATGATTGGAATTTCTGATGTTATTTATTAGATTCATTCAATTTATTAATGTTTTAAAGAAAACAAGTAACAAAAGCTGAAAAGCTATATACTAATTTAGACTGGATTTTTTCGTACTTGGCACAGTAAATTATGCTACAGCTGAATTGTAGTGAGAGAGTTACTATCTGATTtttaggttgttgttgttgttcatagACTCCATCGTTTGGGCTATACAGATGTTTTGATGGGACAGTGTTTCACTTCATCTGAATTTCCTTTGTTCTTTTTTGTAAACAAAGGCACGCCTTTCCAACCCTCCTTGGCTGTCTGTTAATCGGAAGGTTTATGATAGAGAAGATTATTTTGTTCCTCTAATCCCCAATCTGAGGATTAACCGACGCTATATTGGTATATCCAGATTACTACGACTCTTTTCTACCAGACACTCTTCTAATAGGGACTGGAGACGATTTAGTTGAATTATTTTAGGAATATTGAACTTGATTTAGCACAACTGCTAAAACGAATCAAGGAATCCCCACAGGGCTGTCAGAAATAGCGAAACATAACCCAGCGTTAAACCTCTCCCCAagtctccccccaccccctaagaCCACCGTGACAATTAGTGTAGGTTACACAAATAACGGTGACACATATAGTCTGGCGTGTAGGCTAAAACTTTATTTAAATAAGAAAGAACTGTAATTACATACACGTTTAAATCATTAGCACTTGGCAGTCTTTCTCTGAAGCGCTTGGAAAAACGAAATATCTGAGCCCCCTCACATGATGGAGGAGGACAGCGTACCCCCGATTGACCCAGATTTTGAGCCACAAAGCAGACCGAGGTCGTGTACTTGGCCGTTGCCTAGACCCGACATCTCAGCTGTCAAACCAGAGGCGGCAGACGGCGCAGAGTCAGCCGCGGGAACCCCGCCCGCCGAGGAAGACAAGCATGAGCCTCAGCAAATCACATCGGAGCCCGAGAAAGTGGTCGTCACAGAGGGCGGAGTCGCAGCTGGAGTGGGTGGAGCTACTCCCAGAAAAGGGTCATCCCGGCGCAATGCCTGGGGCAATCAGTCCTATGCGGATTTGATCAGCCAGGCAATTGAAATGTCGCCCGAGAAACGTCTCACCTTGGCGCAGATATATGATTGGATGGTGAAAACGGTGCCCTACTTTAAGGACAAAGGAGACAGCAACAGTTCAGCCGGATGGAAGGTGTGTAATGAGAACATTTCAGTCAAAGTATtgttaaatattatatataacatatttgCATCATTGCCAATataatatttacatataaatgcattgtAAATGCTTTGACATCTTGATTATAGTGGTATCACATTTTCTTAAGTGACACTTCCTCCcatggcattttttttcctcaccTTTTCAGAACTCTATCCGACACAACTTGTCCTTGCACAACAAGTTTCTCCGAGTGCACAATGAGTCCACGGGCAAGAGCTCATGGTGGATGCTTAACCCAGAGGGGGGAAAGACCGGCAAGGCCCCGCGGAGGCGTGCGGCCTCCATGGACAACAGCAGCAAGTTGCTTAAGAGCCGGATGCGGGCAAAGCAGACCAAGAAGCTGGCGGGAGCGGCCGGCCTGGGCACGCCCAGTGGTAGCCTGCCAGGCGAAGGTGGCACAGGGGCAGGGGGCGCAGATAGCCCTGGCTCCTCCCAGCAGTTCCCCAAGTGGGGAGTGAACCGCAACAGCCCCTCATCTCGCGGCAGCCTGGACGACTCAGACATGTGGACAAGCTTCCGGCCGCGCACTAGTTCCAACGCCAGCACCCTGAGCGGCAAGCTGTCACCCATCGGCCCGggacaggaggaggacgacgagcTGCCTGAGGACAGCCTGCTGGGGAGCTACTCCACGGGCAGcctgccccccaccctcaccgAGACCCTCATGGAGGAGCTGGACCTGATCGACGGGCTCACGCTCATGACTGCCCAGCAGGGCGGCGCCAGCCCCAGCACAgcgccccccgccccgcccACACCGTTGCCCTCGGCGTCCACACTGCTGCCCCGAGGGACGGGCTTCCCCTCCTACAGTCGGATGCAGCCATCCAAGCCTGTGCAGAGCCCCCCCCAGCCTGGAGCTCAGACTTCTGTGCAACAGGGCTCCAACCACAGCCCCTCTTCCTATGGCAACTCCCTCTTCAACCCCCTGCCAGGGCCCGGCTCCCACGGGGGGGGCCACTTCGGCACCCGCGTGCCTTCCAGCCTGGAGGCTCTGCTCACCTCTGACTCCCCTCCGCCGAGCGAGGTCATGATGACTCAGGTAGACCCGCTCATGCCCAGCcaaggagggggagggatgcTGGGCCTGCGGGGGGGCAT
This genomic interval carries:
- the foxo4 gene encoding forkhead box protein O4, which encodes MMEEDSVPPIDPDFEPQSRPRSCTWPLPRPDISAVKPEAADGAESAAGTPPAEEDKHEPQQITSEPEKVVVTEGGVAAGVGGATPRKGSSRRNAWGNQSYADLISQAIEMSPEKRLTLAQIYDWMVKTVPYFKDKGDSNSSAGWKNSIRHNLSLHNKFLRVHNESTGKSSWWMLNPEGGKTGKAPRRRAASMDNSSKLLKSRMRAKQTKKLAGAAGLGTPSGSLPGEGGTGAGGADSPGSSQQFPKWGVNRNSPSSRGSLDDSDMWTSFRPRTSSNASTLSGKLSPIGPGQEEDDELPEDSLLGSYSTGSLPPTLTETLMEELDLIDGLTLMTAQQGGASPSTAPPAPPTPLPSASTLLPRGTGFPSYSRMQPSKPVQSPPQPGAQTSVQQGSNHSPSSYGNSLFNPLPGPGSHGGGHFGTRVPSSLEALLTSDSPPPSEVMMTQVDPLMPSQGGGGMLGLRGGMVGSQAKPAGLMMGKGLEHTSVGTMGLPPQPQLQPQPHQQQQQQQQQQQHSQMGLSMLLSSMSPDPSQLSAMKNQHHVPGGGLLQGVGGGGGNGGPQGMGQFGTPSFFMPSQDRLPTDLDIEMFTENLDCDVDYIINSDLMDGDIIDFNFDPILAGGQAYPGPASTQGSSHKWVPS